The Xenopus tropicalis strain Nigerian chromosome 1, UCB_Xtro_10.0, whole genome shotgun sequence DNA segment CTATCCTTTGTCCTTGACTGTAAAACCAGTTGGGTTGGGTGGGGCTTAATACTAtagagacactggttggggaattTCATATTGGATTTTGGACATTACAGGCAGGATAGGGTTGGGTGGCAGCTGATTGCCCTTTAAATGAAGCTATTGGTCTGCTTTATTCATCTCTGGGATGAGAAGTAGAGGGAGCTTGGATTCACCTatccagggggggggttcctgtctgaccatgggaaagagatcAGAGATACAGAGAATCTTTGTATGTGAATAAGTACTAAGAGGAGATTAGACTTATAGGGGAACTAAAGACCAATTAAAGAAGTAGGCTGAAAATGTGCAAtagtttgggcttctgtaccaacccagggcccccacagccctttagcaagatctgtgcctctgaagatgccccagtagccccccatcttcttttctgctgattccctgcccatactctgtgctgctgtcacttacctgagcttagggacccactcacaatatactgtatatacagaatacaaatggcacaatataacctgagcttagggacccgctcacaatatactgtatatacagaatataaatggcacaatataacctgagcttagggacccactcacaatatactgtatatacagaatacaaatggcacaatataacatgagttagggacccactcacaatatactgtatatacagaatacaaatggacaatataacctgagcttagggacccactcacaatatactgtatatacagaatacaaatggcacaatataacccaagcttagggacccactcacaatatactgtatatacagaatacaaatggcacaatataacctgagcttagggacccgctcacaatatactgtatatacagaatacaaatggcacaatataacctgagcttaggggcccgctcacactatactgtatatacagaatacaaatggcacaatataacctgagcttagggacccgctcacaatatactgtatatacagaatataaatgtcacaatataacctgagcttagggacccactcacaatatactgtatatacggaatacaaatggcacaatataacctgagcttagggacccactcacaatatactgtatatacagaatacaaatgtcacaatataaggctgattagtaattaatacggATACTTACTACATGGCAGCTGAGAAAcgagtgcaattagcatcagaatgtaataatcagccctgtagcatcacctctatgagacaaacctcattttctgcttgataattagtAACTCCTCctaaagctcagcttctcaacagctgcccagagcccactgagcatgtgcagtgtcatagacactttccaagatggggagccccaGTGACAAGTTctagatcattgctgctattgagatgctaaaacttgAGGCTGGTGCAGGTACATAGGTACCCTGAAGGATAACAAAATTCCATGTATTTACCATTACCTTTCAAACTGAATTTCCTCCTCTGAGCCATGAGCCCAAGGATTCCTATAACACATCATAGGAGATGTTTTTGAGGAATTCCAAGCATTGtgactcccaatatccattcccaGTAACACCAGATACACGTGTGTAGGGATGAGAAGCTGCACAGACAGTTAACCCTTTATTTAGTTACCTGGAATACAGCACTTTCCTACAGATCTTTGCTTTTCCACCATACAGAAAGCATTTTAGTAAAGTCCCAGGTAGGTATCAAGGCAATCGGGCTTCTGTTCAGTAACCGACAGCTGAAATATGTAGCACGTCCTCCTCTCACAAGAAATGGCCATTTGTATAatggggccccatagatacaagTATTTTCCTTCAGATACTGGAGCTGTGGGCCGGTACATCTCTCCCATCTTGTGACACAGCTCAGCTACAAACACTGAAGCACTTTAACCcctttgctgtgtcccccacaggAAAGTTCTTCCTTACAGGCACTTTAACATAAGCaaatacacatgtatatatatgccTCTGACAAGCTATGTTCAGAAGAGGACAGAATAAGAACAAGGAGAGGACAGTGATTATCTTTTAATGTTAGAAGTGGTTGTTCTGTACTGAATATTCTGTATAAGTGCGTGTATTAGTGCAAGTAATCATCTATACGGACTGACAGGCAGTATGGCCTCAGCAAGGACTAGAACCCATGGTACCGACAAGAAATAAGACAGGGCAATAATGAGAGTTAGATAGCAAAGCAATGGAGATTGTTCTTATGCTGGTCTCTACCAGGAGCCTTCGGCACTGATGGACCTGTGCTAATctgtatcttaaaggaacagtaacacaaaaaaagagtgttttaaagtaatatatatatattatattatattactggtacaactggtgcgtttgctacagaaaagctactatattttatataattaccctgctgtgtagccctgggggcagccaatcaagatgaaaaaaggagaaaaggcacaggttacttagcagataacagataaaaccccattatattctatagagattatctgttatctgctaagtaacctgtgccttttctccttttgaatggctgcccccggggctacacagctgctttgtttatataaactatagtaacgATGAAGCAAAACACACAAcgttaaccagtgcagggcaacagtacattatcaTTTAATTTCattgatatattttcatttattggcgttactgttcctttaaagattttGGGTACATCATGCATCCAAAAAGGTAACGTCATCATCCTCACTATTATCCAATCACACTTCAGCCTTGCTACACTGCATCACATACTTAGTGTCAGACTTCATGAATTCATAGGAGGCAGCGCAGATACATCAGGAACAATGGAGCTCCAACAGAAGTGCCTGTTACAATAGGAATATCTACCCTTGCCTGGGACTTGTTCTGTATCACCCTATTGGCCAAAGCCAAACCCAAGTGCTTAATGTCAGTTACAGACAGTAAATAATAGAGATGGGTTCCAGGAAGAGAGATGTACGCTGTGTGGCCATACAGAACTGTTGTCTCAGCGTGACACTCGCCGACTTTATGTTTTTGCCCAGAGTTCGTTCACCCCCTGGGGCTGATGGGAGGTCAGCCAAGCTCCACGCTGCTCATCAGAACATGCTTAGTGGGAATACACGCAGAGCTGGCCGCACACACACGCTTCTCGGGGGCGCAGCTGCAGCCGGGCTCTAGCAGATCAGCCGTTCGTGCAGCTCGTGCAGTTGTTCCGGGGTCAGCACAAGCTTGTGGATTTGCCCGTGTCCCGGCTGGCATGAAAGGGTCACTTTGCCAATGTAAACGgtgtcttctttcttctcttccttGGCCTGCAGGGACCGATATGAACCAATCAGAACACAGAAGACAGATGATATAGGATAGTACAGATGTTTGACATCAGAGAACATTACATTCCACTAAATAAGGGATAAAATTTGGCCCCTGAAAAGCCAGGTACTTACCTTAATAAAGTCTGAGGACGGGAAGGTGGCAAAGTCTGTGGGAACGTTCGCCCCGGGACACTGTGCCACGGTCTCCTTCATTACTTCATCCTTTTAGGGAAAGAGTAAAGAACATTTATATCTGGATGGAACAGTGCAGCACAGGCCTGTGCACATCTCTGTCTtagtggcccctgggggccaAGTCCCATCATGCATGCATCCATCTACCAATCAAGTGCAGAGCCCAATGCATCTGAAACTGGGATACCCTGGTTGTTGAACACTTACCTTTAGTTTGTCTATGGTGTCACTCAGAGACTTGAGTCGGGCCGTTTGCTCCAGGAGATGCACTGCAGGACTTCCTACCAGAGGGAATTAGAGAATGAGGAACCCCAGCTGGCAGATCAGGGCCCTTACCCATAACCACACTGGTACATACCTGCTTTCTTGTGTGCGATATCCACCACCTTGGCGTTGGCGCTCATTTGCTGCAGGGCGTCGAGCAGCTGGCTGGTCTTTCGGTACAGGGTTCCTGACAAGGCCTCCTCCCTCTGCCGGTCTTTGGGGAGGGAAAGCTTGGGCACATGCAATGCAGGCAAGGAGGCCAGATCTGCCTTTATCTGATGGGCCTGAGGATCAGATCAGAGGGGGTGGATTACACAGCTGGAGGCAAGAAGGAGACATGGGTGGGGGATGGATTGGCTCGGAAGAGCGTTTAGCAGGGAGCCGCCATTAAATTGTACCTTTAGCTTGTTGTTCTCATGCTTCAGGTGTTTCATTGAAAGCCTCAAGGCATCAATTTGCTGCAGCAGCAATGGAGAATCCTTCACTTGGACTGGGCCAGAGCCATTTAGCAAGGACTGGCCAGATGATACTCCTGTGGGAACAACATAAGGACAGTTAGAGAGAGCAATAACACAAACACAGAGGAACCCTCACTCATGCAAGCATGCATTCACATGGTGCAACAAAGCATGCATGTGTGCCCCTGTAAGCCGcactgtgctccgattggatgaATTTATTCCATACAGCTAACCAAGAAGTCTTGGGTCTCCTGGCATAACATACATGGGTTGCAGTGGTACATATACTGGACATGCAGAGTTTGTATGGGCAGCTATTGACCCAAATGAAGTGACATGTGGAACAGCACGGAAGGTTCCATGCAACCTACTAATAGCCCACTAATAACAAGGGCAGCCCTACATAAAGCCTATGGGCAGTATGAGTGTAAAGATACAGAAAGTTAGTGGTACTGAAGCTTAGAAAGTTGGACCAGAACAAATAACTAAGTTGACCagatgcaaaataaatatattatatatacacacacaagtacAAACCTAAACTAGAAAGTATGAGCCCATTTAGGATAAAACCTGAGCCCATTTCCATTAGGAGCTGCTCTCCAAGCCAGTGAATCCTATCTGCCCCACAGCTCTGATTTCCTGCACTTCCTCTCCTtggctgttctctttcccatggcTTTGGGTGTGGCTTGGTCCCAGCTTAGAAGCCAGCTAGGAAAGTGTCCCCACCCCAGGAGCAGGAGGCAGAGGGAATCAGAGCTCTATATGTAAGTACAGGGGGTGCAGCTTTATTGGATAGCAGGGATATCATCCATAGCAACAAGGTTAATCTCAAGTGCACTAGTGAAATGCTGCTGTTTACCAAATGGACCGATATGTTACAAACAGTTAGGATGCTCAGGCACTGATGGTATGAGAGACAGTTCATGTATGTGCCTATCCCATGGGGACCAGCGCCTGTGGTACTGTACCTCGCTGCTCTTCCTCTGGTGTGTCAATGGGCAGGAGAGACAGAGACAAGTGCAGAGTTAAAGGAGAGACACAGAAAAGCAGAGTGAGAGAGACAGATCAGAGCACAGAGGGGCAGCAGCATCAATGGCATCATCTGGGTACAGGGGCATACCGGCCATACCCGCAACCAGAAGCCTATTCCTGTGGAAAGGTTGTTAAtgggaacaaaaaacaaaaagaaacaccCATTTTCTGGGGTACAGAgaagcaatataaaataaatgtaatactcCTACCCAAGCTAACAACATAGACGCTTTGCTCACTGGCAAACGGATTCGGCTAATTTGTAAGTGTAAAGAACATGCCAAGGGCAATTTGTGTTCCAGCTGATGTAAATGGGGAGCAGCCAAAATGTCTTTGTGCCACAGATCTAATCCACTGTAATGCAACTGGATCCAAGTCTTTGTGCGCTCCTGTGCTGCCCCCTAGTGGTCAATGTCTATATGGACAGATATGTTTTTACCCAGTTAGGGAAAGATCTGGGCACTGAGCTGCTCTTAATTTTTCCATTCAGTCCTGATATCTAGGAAACCATAATACACCGATAGCCAGACTTGTCGGAATACACAGATCATCAGATCACTTAGCAGCTCCAGTAAAGATACCATATTCAGTTCCTGAGCTCAATCAGTAATAGAATCCTGGCAACATACTTGGCTCATTAGCTAGCAAGCTCAGTGCCTAATTAGAGCCTAGGGACCTTACCCTTAGCTGATGGctaagcatgatgggagctgACTATTAGCCTATCACAGCACAAGTTTGTCTCTCACCTCCTGCAAGTCCAGATACAATAGAAGCCACACCAGATGCAGGTGAACCACGCAGGCCCTCGATAGTGCGTTTTGATTGGTTGTTGAGCCTTTGGCGGAGCTCGGCTTTCTCAGACTCCAGTTGGTCGATGTCGGCCTGGAGCGCATCCATTGTCTCCTCAAACTCTCTGTACAACAAGTTCAAGTGCATGAATGAATAAACAACACaaagaattactgtatatatcacTATAAATGCCTGTACAGGTTCCTTGAATTTAACATTACATAAGTCATACTCTATTGCCCCTGGGATTCTTACTTCTCTTTCTTCTTAAGCACAGTCTGTGTCTCCTCCAGCTTAGTCTGGATCTTCTCCACCCGATCATCAGCCTCTTTGGAGGCACTGTCCAACTTCTTCTCCAGGAGGCTGAGCCGCACATTGGCCTCACTGAGCTCCTCGCCCTGAGCAGGAGAATAAATGCCATTAACTGACTGGAATTTGGCAAGTGATGCTTAAAGCAGGTCTGGGCTGGATTCTGAATACAATAAGCCCCTCCATTCATTTACCTttatttttagagattttttCAGCTCTTTGATGACAGTCTCTCTATCCTCCAACTTCAGGCCGAGCCCTTCTGCATCAGTTATCTCTGCCCGCAGAGCCGCCGCTCTCTGTTCCACCGGAGGAGGTGACTGAAACAAGAGGCCGAATGaatatggaatcttacagcagctctTACAGCCCCAGTCTCCACCTACAGTGTAAATACGCACCTTGCTTTGAGGCTTCTCTGCATCGTACTCCCCTTCCTGCATGGCAGTGGCCATCTTATTCATGGTGGCAATCACAACACTGCAAGACTGGCGGAGGCACTcgtatgggttactgccctttGAACCATAAATCTGCAGAGAAGGGGGCAGACAGGTGTAAGAGCGGACCCCTGGAACAAGGCAAATATGTTGCTCACAATGTCAGCAGAGCACTAGGCCAAACCTGTTCGGTAGCTTTAAAGGCCACATCTTCCAGCTTCAAAGCTTGCAGGCCCTCATTTTCTCCCATAGGGGCGATCATCTGAGCGCCGGCAGCCGCCACTTCCTGGAACACGGCCACCACGCACTTGAGATATTTGCGACAATCCAGCAATGTCTCACAGACCTAGAAATCAAGGTTTGCATGTGAGGTAGGCAGGCAGAGAAACAGCAGGAATCGATAGGCAAatgtgactggttgctatggtaactgccCTGATGCATTTTAGtatctatgttagtaaattagcctatCATGTACAACAGCAGGACTCCTCTTTACACCACATCTACATCATTTCAGTTCAGAGGAGTCCCACTGCAGCCTAATATCAGTATCAGGATACATCCAGCCTGAGTCCAGCAGCTGATCACAGTCACTATGAATGATATGCAAGCTTGGCAGCAGCCATGTTGTTACAGCTGGGGGCCCCCTCCCATCGCCAGCTCTGCTTACCGGCTGTGCAAAGCTGAGAGCCGCAGGGATTCCAGCTGCCTCTGTGCCAGGCATTCGCCGTCTGATCTTCTTGCAGAACTGGCGGATATCACTGCACGAGGTCTCCAGATCCTTCAGAAGGATGGCAAAGTCCGAGCTCTCCTGCCCAACCTGCAAATGAGAGAGCTAATAATCAAACAGGCCTTCAATCTACAATACCTGGAGCTGCACTGAGCTGGGACAGTACATTAACAATACAGTATGTTCCTAATGCCCATCAAGTAGGATTAAATATAGAGTACATCTGGGCATCATGTGTTTTTTtagataaaaaagaaaatgattatttCCCAAAATGGCTCTGGTATGGTTTCAGCTTTATACCAACCTACAGGGATCTCTCAGCCCTACAGTCCCTTTGCTGGGTGCTACTTACAGGTAAGCACTGCACTACATTatctgccccagcagggggcattaCAATAAAACCCATGACACAGTCACAAGGTCACTTACGTGCAGGAAGGCTCTCAGACGGCTCACTTCGACTCCCATACAGTCCAGGGCGCTCTGGGTGAACTGCACAGAAAAAGACAGGTTTTGGTAAAGGACAGCATGTATTTAATAGAACATAACCTTGTATTAGTGTAGCACAAGGAGTCATGGATATGGTCCCAACTCTCTGCATGGGCACCCCCATGTGTTCCAACTACTGGAACCAGGCATCAAACAACCTCATTTGGGTCAAACAGTTGGGCAAGTGTTGTCTTGGCTTTGCAATTAATCTTAAATATGGAATGGGTTAGACATTATAGAAAGATTTTGGTTTTTGGCCAGCTTCCTATAATCCCCCATACAGGATAATATACATACAGGAGAATGGAAGACAGACATGTATCAGTACCAAAGCTCACACTACCTTGATGTGGTCAGACAGCTGCATAGTGCATTCCTCTGATTGGTCAGCGAGGTGGATACTGTACAGGTGCTGCAGGAAAAGAAAAGGGGAGATTAACAACACAGGACTGGGTACCCCAAGACATTCAGACACATCATACTCTCTCCCCAGATATAGGCATAAGGGCAGGGATGTGGTTGCCAGATATAAGCAAGGTAGCAATGTGCTGGGGCCCTCAAGAATATAATGGACACAGGGACAAAGTTATACTTGTACAGGAATATGGGTTTCTGACAGGTTCCAAGCTCTCTCGCATCCctttaggccaggggtccccaacctttcttactcaggagccacagtccaatgtaaaaagacttggggagcaacacaagtaccataaaagttcatagaggagccaaataagggctgtgattggctattaggggcctctatgcaccctatcagcttacaggggctttatttggtaggaaatcttgtttttattcaaccaaaacttgcccccaagtcaggaattcaaaaataactccctggtttgggggcactgagagcaacacccaaggggttggggagcaacatgttgccctgagccactggttggggatcactgctttaggctaTTATCCTGCCCGCCTCACGTACCTGATAGTACTTAATGGCCTTGGTGAGGGGCTCCACGTTGACGGTCTCATCCAGCTGGTCTTTGTGCAGCAGCTCAATGAGGAAATCCAAAGAGCGTTCATGGACACTCATCTCTGGGTACAGCATCCCGACCTTCTTATACACTTCTACGCTGCACTTATCCAGAGCCCTGAGGGGAGAGATCATAGTCACTCTCTGCACTGGGTGGCCACGGTGCTTGTATGCCAATTATTCTGAAATTTGGATAGTAATCTTGTTATAGCCCTTAGAGGCACTGGTGCCATTCTGTCTGCTGAACCGAACCCCTTTCAATATGGGAGCTGCACCTCTGTTTCCTCTCCATACTGTGTCTGGGTCGTATCACCTACAGCCCAGAAAGGTTATCAGACAAAGGGATGAGCTTCTCCTTCTGAGGGGAGGGGTGAAGCAAGTCAATAGGTTATTTAGGAAGCATTTTACTAAGGGGTTGTGAGTGACTGTGTAGTTTTTGGGAGATTTAGGAAGAAGAAGCAACAGGCACAATGAGCCGTGAAGCCCATGAAGGTTTCAAACCCCCCTGAAGGGGTGGAACCATCTTTCTCAAATGAAGGGAGGCCTAGAGACCAACATCCCTCCCACTAAGGCCCTTTGGACTCTTATGGAACCATCAACCCCACTGGATCTGTGCAACCTGGAGGAACAATAACATCAAGGACCCCAGTATACCTGTGGCTTGTCTACACATGGACTATCTGTGGGGCACTCTGGgtaaatcctgccagttggtGGCACTTACTCTTTTGAACTTATGGCTTAAAATGGCACCAATATCTCGTGCTATTACTGATTCACATTACTAGAGAATTCTTTCCCGACCCCTAAGTTCTtttgcctgataaatataccattATGGTTTATGGGTCAGACAGGCCGGTTACACGTGGCATCATGAGTTGGGCGGTGCCACTATAAACACACCCGCTTTATTCAGCTCCGGCTGCCTGGGTCCTATCAAAGCTTTTTATTAAAGAACAACAAACAGCAAATCCTATTGCCGACGCTTGTACAGGACGTAACGTCACTAATCTGTCCCACATATGGCACGTTGCACAATACCCTTTACCTTCATATGATCCTGCCTGTCAGGCTGAATGGCCACTTGAATATTAATTGGCCTGAAATGCTGCTAAACTATAACTTTCAGCAATCTGCCAACGGCTTCAGTCCATAAATAAGAACTAAAGTGCTTTCTACGGGCTGCACAGCTGCACATAGCAAGTGATCCAGCTACTATAAGGTATAATCACCCCCTAACCATTTATAAACCCTTAATCTGGATTAGAGTCGCCTCTGTGCATATTTACAAGATGCAGACTGCCAATAATCCTCCATCCTTACCATGATAGTTAGGCAGATTACACAGACCCACATAAATCCTGATAAAGTACAACTGCCTGGGTAGATATTACATTTATTCCCAGCAGCCTTCTCTCAAATTAATATATAGAGAGTGATGGCTGCCAGATTCATTGTGCTTTCTGCACACTATTCTAGCGCAGGAAGGCCTACTCTGCAGCCCTCCCTCTGTCTTGTTGGGAACAGGAAGCAGTACATTCCTTtcttgcggctattctttttagGAGTTTACTTTTGTCTGAATTATTTACTGAGTATGCATAGAATCTAAAAGGAAGCTTGATGGATTAGGCTGATGCCATACAGGGCAGAAAAATGCAGGGCAAGTTCACTACatttttttagctttaatattggtatgtaggtgCGATCTCAGTTCatagtgcctgagtctgagctttcagaaggagccagcgctacacattagaactgctttcagctaacctattgtttctcctactcccatgtaactggaggagtcccaagctggacttggatttcttactattgagtgctattctgatacctactgggagctgctaccttgctcccttcccattgttctgctgatcggctgctgggagggggggggaatattgctccaacttgcagcgcagcagtaaagtgtgcctgaagtttatcagagcacaggtcacatggctgtggcaccctgggaaatgaagactatggctagccccacacAAAATCAACtataaaaaatctttttgtgtttttgaaaaacagattacaatgcaggattctgcaggagaagctctattaactgatgggttttgtgaaaaaaaatgttttcccatgtcagtattcctttaatatcacTTTTTTTTAGCACCATGAACACACTCTAGCAGCAACAGCACTTGATAAGCATTTAATGAATTTATGCCAAACAGCACCATCCTATGGCTATAGAATAGTGAAAACCCCAGAATGTGTACGCTACACTTACTGCTCATATTTGTGTAGTGTGGCCTGCAGGAGGGTCAGGGAATAGACCAGTCCAGCTGCAAAGCTCATCTGCTCCCCTACGGCTCCTCTCATGCCGCTCTTCTGCTCGCTCGCCTCCGACAGCTCAAACTTCTCCTGCGCCTGCTTGCTGATCAGCTCCGCCTGTAGGGATGGGCACAGGGCTCAATGCATTATATGTGGCTCGTCGAGTTACATAACAAATGGGTTTAATGCAGGGACCACCTGGCACAGTGATCCTTTTAAGCCTTGCTCCCCTTCCTTTATGTAATGCAGAGCAGGGAAATATTATGGCCCAGATTCCATGGGCACCGGCACGGGCCTCTCATAACCCAGGGGGACTGAATCTAATTAATGAAGCCAAGCTATTAGTGAAATAATGTCCCAATAAAGCAACACTATTGTCGATTTAATAAACGGTTAGGGTAATGCCAGGTGGGACATACTGCCGCCCTTGCAACTAGAAACCCAAATACTTTTTAGTTGCAGAAAATGGGAATTGCCTTATTGAAACAACGTTTCCTGACTGGCCTGGATGTGATGTAGGAACTTACCTTGCAGATCAGTCTAGGGATCAGTAGGAGCACCAGAATGCAGTCATGGTCCCCTCCGTGTCGCAGGAAGCTGTCTGGCATAAAGGATGTTAGCAGGGACACATGCCGATTGGCCTGACTAACCTCCATCTTTCTCAGCTCCATCTCAATGGcctttaggaaaaaaaataaaggcagttATTTACCAATAACACTCACTAACCGCTGGTTctcacctctcactccgcacttactgtcactttacacacctacatgaactctaatgccatgctagttaccctgaccttacgtctcagccctcccttttagaatgtaagctcttgcgagcagggccctccccctggtgtctccgatcctcatccaaatgtaactgcaaaccatttttgtgaattgtttatatgtacatgttaactgttctgtctgtTGTAcctctctattctgtaaagcgctgcgtaaattgatggcgctatataaataataataagagaCGTCAATAAGAGAGGCAATGCTTGAGTCACTCTTCTCAAAAGTCAGCCATAACCCAGAAATGATCTGCCTGAGCTCTATGGCTTCTAAGAAAAAACAGCTTGGGACAGAAGGGGTATGCTCCCCTAATGCTATGCTTTCAGTATACTAGGATAAATAACCCAGTTATGAGCAGAGATGTGTGGGCCAGCAGCATGAAAGGGCCACTAACTGATTAGACGGGCAGGATggtgcactgaatgtaaggaAAGTCACCTTTGCGTGGGCCTTGGTCTCCGCAAACTTAATCTTGAAGTCAAACATTTCTGGCGACGGCTGCTGTTCCTTCTCCACCGAGGCCTCTTGCTGGTTCCTCAGCTCACGGTTCACTTCCTGCAAAGCAACATGAATAAGAGAAAGGCCAGTGAAAAGGCGGCAGTTTGTGAGTTCATGCATGGAGGGTGGGCACAGTAAGCAACGATAATCCCAGCACCGGATTTATTATTAgtcttaaaggggtgggttcaccttcagtatgttatagaatggcccattctttaAACTTTtcaacttaaaaataaatattgaatagtttttgaattatttgccttcatcttctgactctttgcagctttcaaatgggggtcactgaccccggcagccaaaaaacgattgctctgtgaggctccagttctattgttattgttagaaTTGTTATtgtcagaatagcattctctacatcagggttccccatctttttttttaacttgtaaaaAAGTGTagtgaaaaagttctttggtgatgccaaataagggctgtgattggctatttggtgtctctgtgcttccaaaacttgcctcaaagccagaaatgtaaaactggccactgggagcaacatcaaagcagttggtgagcaacatgttgcccccgagctactggttgggggaTCGCTGCACTACATCatacaagttaatttaaaggtgaacaacccctttaaagaacaatGCCCCAAAGCAACGCTAAACACATTACCTGCAAGTGAGCAGTCAGGT contains these protein-coding regions:
- the dctn1 gene encoding dynactin subunit 1 isoform X1, giving the protein MEAKEFGGPTRPVSWRSSLGGVSARETPSSSARMSVEATGKPLKVGSRVEVIGKGYRGTVAYVGATLFATGKWVGVILDDSKGKNDGTVQGRRYFTCEENHGIFVRQSQIQVIEDGADTTSPETPEPAASKGLKKDVSETPKSSKLRGVKPKKAPTTRKITTRRTKPTRPSSSAASSGTAGASGSASASCGEISSSEPSTPAQTPLAAPIIPSPSSAILSPVAPLPGPGPTKEEENLRAQVKDLDEKLETLKMKRAEDKAKLKELEKSKLQLEQLQEWKSKMQEQQADVQRQLKEAKKEAKEALEAKERYMEEMADTADAIEMATLDKEMAEERAESLQQEVDTLKDKVEELKIDLEIFKHEIEEKGSDGAASSYQVKQLEEQNARLKEALVRMRDLSASEKQEHVKVQKQMEKKNTELDTLRQQKEKLQEEASLMEKTIDELKEQVDAALGAEEMVETLTERNLDLEEKVRELRETVSDLEAINEMNDELQENARETELELREQLDMAGARVREAEKRVEAAQETVADYQQTIKKYRDLTAHLQEVNRELRNQQEASVEKEQQPSPEMFDFKIKFAETKAHAKAIEMELRKMEVSQANRHVSLLTSFMPDSFLRHGGDHDCILVLLLIPRLICKAELISKQAQEKFELSEASEQKSGMRGAVGEQMSFAAGLVYSLTLLQATLHKYEQALDKCSVEVYKKVGMLYPEMSVHERSLDFLIELLHKDQLDETVNVEPLTKAIKYYQHLYSIHLADQSEECTMQLSDHIKFTQSALDCMGVEVSRLRAFLHVGQESSDFAILLKDLETSCSDIRQFCKKIRRRMPGTEAAGIPAALSFAQPVCETLLDCRKYLKCVVAVFQEVAAAGAQMIAPMGENEGLQALKLEDVAFKATEQIYGSKGSNPYECLRQSCSVVIATMNKMATAMQEGEYDAEKPQSKSPPPVEQRAAALRAEITDAEGLGLKLEDRETVIKELKKSLKIKGEELSEANVRLSLLEKKLDSASKEADDRVEKIQTKLEETQTVLKKKEKEFEETMDALQADIDQLESEKAELRQRLNNQSKRTIEGLRGSPASGVASIVSGLAGEEEQRGVSSGQSLLNGSGPVQVKDSPLLLQQIDALRLSMKHLKHENNKLKAHQIKADLASLPALHVPKLSLPKDRQREEALSGTLYRKTSQLLDALQQMSANAKVVDIAHKKAGSPAVHLLEQTARLKSLSDTIDKLKDEVMKETVAQCPGANVPTDFATFPSSDFIKAKEEKKEDTVYIGKVTLSCQPGHGQIHKLVLTPEQLHELHERLIC